A single region of the Branchiostoma lanceolatum isolate klBraLanc5 chromosome 1, klBraLanc5.hap2, whole genome shotgun sequence genome encodes:
- the LOC136445675 gene encoding neurocan core protein-like: protein MPTWTLCEHNINECARNPCQHGRCGNKDGGYKCTCSPGWTGQNCQQDINECTSKPCQHGRCVNKDGGYKCTCSPGWTGPNCQQASRLPCAGGWTERNNYCYKVIGNKVSWTEANPQCKQLGANLASVQSAAENKILADLISHAPQGKLPLVWIGLKRDVAGQLKWTDGSPVSYTNWAAGQPSNNGLRGGEDCVGMYSKRGKDHWWFTVKERNTGQWNDVTCGGKYPYICKRPK from the exons atgccaacatggacgctgtgtgaacaca ATATCAACGAGTGTGCCAGGAACCcttgtcaacatggacgctgtgggaacaaagatggcggctacaaatgcacctgctcacctggatggactggacagaactgtcagcaag ATATCAACGAGTGTACCAgcaaaccatgccaacatggacgctgtgtgaacaaagatggcggctacaaatgtacctgctcaccagGATGGACGGGAccgaactgtcagcaag CTTCGCGTCTACCATGTGCTGGAGGTTGGACCGAACGGAACAACTACTGCTACAAGGTCATTGGAAACAAGGTCAGCTGGACTGAGGCAAACCCACAGTGCAAACAACTTGGAGCGAATCTTGCCTCGGTTCAAAGCGCCGCCGAGAACAAGATCCTAGCCGATCTCATCTCCCATG CCCCCCAAGGCAAGCTGCCACTGGTCTGGATTGGACTCAAAAGAGACGTAGCTGGACAGCTGAAGTGGACTGATGGGTCGCCTGTGTCGTACACCAACTGGGCTGCGGGTCAACCTTCAAACAATGGGTTACGCGGCGGAGAAGATTGTGTCGGCATGTACTCCAAG AGAGGCAAAGATCATTGGTGGTTCACCGTCAAAGAAAGGAACACAGGACAGTGGAATGATGTGACATGCGGCGGCAAGTATCCCTACATTTGCAAGAGGCCCAAATAG
- the LOC136438841 gene encoding surfactant protein C-like, with product MASCAEMKAPPSAEATVGGVFPDEIAVIKKHAQNDRRRRLNIAITAAVVVMAVVMLGAILMSTRLSRHSVVTCSLNFWTGKQLLHETVQTDRDAGTDAFYTEGSTGGGAVMYDHHKLMKAFKLSRSKTCFIIDETPKEKDGVKETAKELEEKQDGSVQFAQTGGALLMSVDADRPDRPVLSEKLENFCGQLEPRWAKLTPATEEEQEGDRVEIIMPAGPVTDDHRDKRGIIIRIVKCGDSYCVVVIIYGVEEGTVPTSEEHLLKP from the exons ATGGCGTCCTGCGCTGAAATGAAAGCCCCGCCCTCCGCGGAGGCTACAGTCGGCGGGGTCTTTCCGGACGAGATCGCTGTTATCAAA AAGCATGCCCAAAATGACAGGCGCCGTCGGCTGAATATTGCAATCACAGCGGCAGTCGTCGTGATGGCTGTTGTGATGTTAGGCGCCATACTGATGAGTACCCGTCTCTCACGACACTCCGTGGTCACG TGTTCGCTGAACTTCTGGACGGGAAAACAGCTCTTGCATGAGACCGTTCAGACCGACAGAGACGCCGGGACGGACGCCTTCTACACCGAGGGGTCTACAGGGGGAGGTGCGGTCATGTATGACCATCACAAG cTGATGAAAGCATTCAAGCTTTCACGAAGTAAAACTTGCTTCATCATCGATGAAACACCAAAGGAGAAAGATGGCGTGAAGGAGACTGCAAAGGAATTGGAAGAAAAACAG GACGGCTCCGTGCAGTTTGCTCAGACCGGAGGCGCCCTGCTGATGTCTGTGGATGCAGACCGGCCGGACCGGCCCGTACTGAGTGAGAAACTGGAGAACTTCTGTGGACAACTGGAGCCGCGCTGGGCTAAACTCACCCCGGCTACTGAGGAAGAGCAGGAAGGAGACAGAGTGGAGATCATCATGCCTGCCG GTCCTGTAACGGACGATCATCGGGACAAGCGGGGCATCATAATCCGCATCGTGAAGTGTGGTGACTCGTACTGCGTCGTTGTCATCATCTATGGCGTTGAGGAGGGAACTGTACCGACGTCGGAGGAACACTTGCTCAAACCTTAG
- the LOC136438847 gene encoding voltage-gated hydrogen channel 1-like, with amino-acid sequence MRDSPKHHRKEPRDMGELAEMSVGSGNEKDVPQTPSSTHPLTEPHDHHHDNHDCRHKLKHILERQSVHITVVVLILLDTLIVILELLIDVRVIKLCPDPPNVCVPPARATHNGTGHLNYTYPATHGTGHAGGALNVTSLYTGLVTTGAPDHHVIDAGDHGTGGHEGCHHVFVEVLHVVSILILCIFVVEIALKIYVDRLEFFKNGFHVLDAVVVLVSLGLDIASLVHPSAFTDAGGLLILLRLWRVTRIVNGIIISVEEEWEHKVNKLKHDHQLVERERDRLLKENALLHQTLTNHGIGIPTVPSEPGDENTCEFEWE; translated from the exons ATGCGGGATTCACCAAAACACCATCGGAAAG AACCCAGAGACATGGGAGAGCTAGCGGAGATGTCAGTCGGCTCTGGGAACGAGAAGGATGTGCCACAAACACCATCgtccacccacccactcacag AACCACATGATCATCACCATGACAATCACGATTGCAGACACAAATTGAAGCACATACTGGAGAGACAG TCTGTGCACATCACCGTTGTGGTGCTGATCCTGCTGGACACGCTCATCGTCATCCTGGAGCTGCTGATCGACGTGCGCGTCATCAAGCTGTGCCCGGACCCGCCCAACGTCTGTGTTCCCCCCGCCCGGGCGACACACAACGGGACGGGCCACCTCAACTACACGTACCCGGCTACTCACGGTACGGGGCACGCGGGAGGGGCGCTGAATGTTACATCTCTGTATACAG GGCTGGTGACGACAGGTGCGCCTGATCATCACGTGATCGACGCAGGGGATCACGGGACAGGTGGACACGAGGGCTGCCATCATGTGTTTGTAGAAGTTCTTCACGTCGTCAGCATCCTCATCTTAT GTATCTTCGTGGTTGAGATCGCGCTGAAGATCTACGTGGACCGTCTGGAGTTCTTTAAGAACGGTTTCCACGTGCTGGACGCGGTGGTGGTGCTGGTGTCGCTGGGCCTGGACATCGCCTCGCTGGTCCACCCCTCCGCCTTCACGGACGCGGGCGGGCTCCTCATCCTGCTCAGGCTCTGGAGGGTCACCAGGATTGTCAACg GCATCATCATTTCAGTAGAAGAAGAGTGGGAACATAAAGTGAACAAACTCAAGCACGATCATCAGCTGGTGGAGAGGGAACGAGATCGCCTCCTGAAGGAAAACGCGCTCCTGCATCAGACGCTGACCAATCACGGCATCGGAATACCAACAGTACCATCCGAACCTGGGGACGAGAACACATGCGAATTCGAGTGGGAATAG